Proteins co-encoded in one Candidatus Tanganyikabacteria bacterium genomic window:
- the mrdA gene encoding penicillin-binding protein 2, producing the protein MDSAKAQVSPRFRTLAFSGVIAFLILLLMGRLFTLQVVGVSEFRERAEGNRLRVILEPAPRGVISDRHGQTLAASRLSYSVTLYPIKLTRKQTDEVIDRLGKLLGVSTAEVRAKREKASSLPVRVLSDIDERTIALIAENQHKLPGVSIDPVTVRHYPRGRFAAHLLGYTGEVTDTELEVLAAQGYRPGDVMGRTGLERVFDIHLRGVPGRQQVEVDNRGRPMRTLAEIPPIPGKDLRIALDAELQEVAERELEGKIGAIVCLEPSTGEILALASSPDFDPNMFAGRIKPQDWRAINSPVKPLLNRAISSAYPPGSIFKIVTSVAAMEAGVVREDSKFMSTGVYYVGNRMFRDWKEGGFGRVDFHKALVMSIDTVYYELGLRLGPDRMAAAARAFGLGSPTGILLGHEAAGLIPDSAWKRERFKEKWYPGESANMSIGQGWVNITPIQAAVMIATVANGGRVVRPKLALPPGEDEAADPGIVNRWKPETWKMVRGSLADVVSHGTGTAAKVPGYTSGGKTGSAEAVKGQKTHGWFVCYSPADKPRIAISVLLEKAGHGGSVAAPIAGKLLRQFYGIPEATASPTPAPGAHYRTPRPSRSPAPAGPSGSAVVE; encoded by the coding sequence ATGGACTCCGCCAAGGCCCAGGTCTCGCCCCGCTTCCGGACGCTCGCGTTCTCGGGCGTCATCGCATTCCTCATCTTGCTGCTCATGGGGCGTCTGTTCACGCTCCAGGTCGTGGGCGTCTCGGAGTTCCGGGAACGGGCCGAGGGCAACCGCCTCCGCGTCATCCTCGAACCGGCGCCGCGCGGCGTCATCAGCGACCGGCACGGGCAAACTCTCGCCGCAAGCCGCCTCTCGTACTCGGTGACGCTCTACCCGATCAAGCTGACGCGCAAGCAGACCGACGAAGTCATCGACCGCCTCGGCAAACTGCTGGGCGTCTCCACGGCGGAAGTCCGGGCGAAGCGCGAGAAGGCCTCAAGCCTGCCGGTGCGCGTCCTTTCGGACATCGACGAGCGAACCATCGCGCTCATCGCCGAGAATCAGCACAAGCTCCCCGGAGTCTCGATCGATCCGGTCACGGTGCGGCACTACCCGCGCGGGCGCTTTGCCGCGCATCTGCTCGGGTACACGGGCGAAGTCACCGACACCGAACTCGAGGTCCTCGCCGCACAAGGGTACCGCCCCGGCGACGTGATGGGCCGCACGGGCCTGGAGCGCGTCTTCGACATCCACCTGCGCGGCGTTCCGGGCCGGCAACAGGTCGAGGTGGACAACCGCGGGCGCCCCATGCGTACGCTGGCCGAAATCCCGCCGATCCCCGGAAAGGACCTGCGCATCGCCCTCGACGCCGAGTTGCAGGAGGTGGCCGAAAGGGAGCTGGAAGGCAAGATCGGCGCGATCGTGTGCCTGGAGCCAAGCACCGGCGAGATCCTGGCGCTCGCCAGCTCCCCGGATTTCGACCCCAACATGTTCGCCGGCCGGATAAAGCCCCAGGACTGGCGAGCCATCAACAGTCCGGTGAAACCGCTGCTCAACCGGGCCATCTCGTCGGCCTATCCGCCGGGCTCGATCTTCAAGATCGTCACGAGCGTCGCGGCGATGGAAGCCGGCGTCGTGCGCGAGGACTCCAAGTTCATGAGCACGGGGGTGTACTACGTGGGCAACCGGATGTTCCGCGACTGGAAGGAAGGCGGCTTCGGGCGGGTCGATTTCCACAAGGCCCTGGTGATGTCCATCGACACCGTGTACTACGAACTGGGCCTGCGCCTCGGGCCGGATCGCATGGCCGCCGCTGCGAGAGCCTTCGGCCTGGGCAGCCCCACCGGCATACTTCTCGGGCACGAAGCGGCCGGCCTCATTCCCGATTCGGCCTGGAAGCGCGAACGCTTCAAGGAAAAGTGGTATCCGGGCGAGTCGGCCAACATGTCCATCGGCCAGGGCTGGGTCAACATCACGCCAATCCAGGCGGCCGTCATGATCGCGACGGTCGCCAACGGTGGGCGGGTCGTGCGCCCCAAGCTGGCGCTGCCGCCGGGCGAGGATGAGGCGGCCGACCCCGGGATCGTGAATCGCTGGAAACCCGAGACGTGGAAGATGGTACGCGGTTCGCTGGCCGATGTCGTGTCGCACGGCACCGGTACCGCGGCCAAGGTGCCCGGCTACACGTCGGGGGGCAAGACGGGATCCGCCGAGGCGGTGAAGGGCCAGAAGACGCACGGCTGGTTCGTCTGCTACTCGCCGGCGGACAAGCCGCGCATCGCCATTTCCGTCCTCCTCGAGAAAGCCGGGCATGGCGGGTCGGTCGCCGCGCCGATTGCGGGCAAGCTGCTCCGGCAGTTCTACGGCATCCCCGAGGCCACTGCATCCCCGACACCCGCGCCCGGAGCGCATTATCGTACTCCGAGGCCCTCCCGATCCCCGGCGCCGGCAGGTCCTTCCGGTTCGGCGGTGGTAGAATGA
- the mreC gene encoding rod shape-determining protein MreC produces MPAAATARWPIRDVGFALAILALAGVTSWSSGRSMLLPELLSPGLRLVQAGYSAVRGGAGYLQDLDRLTRENHALGIKVNDLQRELTRRAEIESEVVRLRQLVGLASAIPEKGRFARIIGRSPDNWHARVYVDRGRRDGVAEGAVVMAPQGVVGKVMHAGERVAQVGLLTDPDNEVSCLNQRSRSPGVVAGEGEATLVMKYLQQQVDFRVGDMLVTSGMGGVYPKGLPLGRVARVLRHPNAITPQVTVVPEADLDRLEEVLILDPLPGVLK; encoded by the coding sequence GTGCCCGCAGCCGCCACCGCGCGATGGCCCATCCGCGACGTGGGGTTCGCCCTCGCGATCCTCGCACTCGCGGGCGTGACGAGCTGGAGCAGCGGCCGGAGCATGCTGCTGCCCGAGTTGCTCAGCCCCGGGCTACGGCTGGTGCAGGCCGGCTACTCGGCCGTGCGCGGCGGGGCGGGCTACCTCCAGGATCTCGACCGGCTGACGCGCGAGAACCATGCGCTCGGGATCAAGGTCAACGATCTGCAGCGCGAACTCACGCGGCGTGCGGAGATCGAGTCCGAAGTGGTGAGATTGCGACAGCTCGTGGGCCTGGCGAGCGCCATTCCCGAAAAGGGCCGGTTCGCCAGGATCATCGGCCGCTCGCCGGACAACTGGCACGCGCGCGTGTACGTCGACCGGGGGCGACGAGACGGGGTCGCCGAGGGCGCGGTCGTGATGGCGCCCCAAGGCGTGGTCGGCAAGGTCATGCATGCGGGAGAACGCGTCGCGCAGGTCGGCCTCCTGACGGATCCCGACAACGAGGTCTCGTGCCTCAACCAGCGTTCCCGGTCTCCCGGTGTCGTCGCGGGCGAAGGCGAGGCGACCCTCGTGATGAAGTACCTCCAGCAGCAGGTCGATTTCCGCGTGGGCGACATGCTGGTCACGAGCGGCATGGGCGGCGTCTACCCCAAGGGCCTGCCGCTGGGCCGGGTCGCGCGGGTCCTGCGACATCCGAACGCCATCACTCCCCAGGTGACCGTCGTGCCCGAGGCCGACCTGGATCGGCTGGAAGAGGTGCTCATTCTCGATCCCCTGCCGGGGGTCCTGAAGTGA
- a CDS encoding rod shape-determining protein, whose protein sequence is MGRFSRDMGIDLGTANTLVFVRGKGIVLREPSVVAIQQNQRNVALAVGEEAKQMLGRTPGNIIAIRPLMDGVIADFDVAETMLKHFIQKAHDGGGWFRPRMVIGIPSGVTGVERRAVQDAAYQAGAREVYLIEEPMAAAIGAGLPVSEPTGSMIVDIGGGTTEVAVISLGGIVVSKSVRIAGDELTDSIVHFLKKVHNLSIGERTAEEIKIRLGSAYPRGDEKIMEVRGLNLVSGLPRTVTISSSEVREAIQEPVTAIVDAVRDTLEKTPPELAADIIDRGIVLAGGGALLQGLDELISHDTEMPVHIADDPLSCVVLGTGRVLEEFPTLKRVVGTA, encoded by the coding sequence ATGGGCCGGTTCAGCCGCGACATGGGAATTGACCTGGGCACGGCCAACACACTGGTCTTCGTGCGCGGCAAGGGCATCGTCCTGCGGGAGCCCTCGGTCGTCGCCATCCAGCAGAACCAGCGAAACGTCGCCTTGGCCGTGGGCGAAGAGGCCAAGCAGATGCTGGGCCGCACCCCCGGAAACATCATCGCCATCCGCCCGTTGATGGACGGCGTCATCGCGGACTTCGACGTCGCCGAGACGATGCTCAAGCACTTCATCCAGAAGGCGCACGACGGCGGCGGCTGGTTCCGTCCGCGCATGGTCATCGGCATCCCTTCAGGCGTCACGGGCGTCGAGCGGCGGGCCGTGCAGGACGCGGCCTATCAGGCCGGCGCCCGCGAGGTCTACCTTATCGAGGAGCCGATGGCGGCGGCCATCGGGGCCGGCTTGCCCGTGTCCGAGCCCACGGGCTCGATGATCGTGGATATCGGCGGCGGCACGACCGAGGTGGCGGTGATCTCGCTGGGAGGCATCGTGGTTTCCAAGTCGGTGCGCATTGCCGGCGACGAGTTGACCGATTCGATCGTCCACTTCCTCAAGAAGGTGCACAACCTCTCGATCGGCGAGCGCACGGCCGAGGAAATCAAGATCAGGCTGGGATCGGCCTATCCGCGGGGCGACGAGAAGATCATGGAGGTGCGCGGCCTCAACCTCGTGAGCGGCCTGCCGCGCACGGTCACCATCAGCTCGTCGGAGGTGCGCGAGGCCATCCAGGAGCCTGTCACGGCCATCGTGGACGCCGTCCGCGACACCCTGGAGAAGACCCCGCCCGAACTGGCCGCCGACATCATCGACCGCGGCATCGTACTCGCGGGCGGCGGCGCCCTGCTGCAGGGCCTCGACGAACTTATCAGCCACGACACCGAGATGCCGGTCCACATCGCCGACGATCCGCTGTCCTGCGTGGTCCTGGGCACCGGTCGCGTCCTGGAGGAGTTCCCGACACTGAAAAGAGTCGTCGGCACGGCCTAA
- the maf gene encoding septum formation inhibitor Maf has translation MLASASPRRAELLRQIGVAFRVATDCQVDETVQPGEDPIRAAERLAREKAAACRERYPESRAVVAADTMVVLDGKILGKPADPAEAAAMLGALSGRTHDVVTGWAVAGPDRVLAGAEITRVRFRVLTAPEIATYVATGEPLDKAGAYGIQGRAAVFVPEISGDYFTVVGLPLSRVGEALKSLGIPFGT, from the coding sequence ATCCTGGCGTCCGCTTCCCCGCGCCGGGCGGAACTCCTGCGGCAGATCGGCGTGGCGTTCCGGGTGGCCACCGACTGCCAGGTCGACGAGACGGTCCAACCAGGCGAAGACCCGATCCGGGCGGCAGAGCGGCTGGCCCGCGAAAAGGCCGCCGCCTGCCGGGAGCGATACCCCGAGTCCCGGGCCGTCGTCGCCGCGGACACGATGGTGGTGCTGGACGGCAAGATCCTGGGGAAGCCGGCCGACCCCGCCGAGGCCGCGGCCATGCTTGGCGCCCTGTCGGGCCGGACCCACGACGTGGTGACGGGCTGGGCGGTCGCGGGCCCCGACCGGGTCCTGGCGGGAGCAGAGATCACGCGCGTGCGATTCCGGGTCTTGACGGCCCCCGAGATCGCAACCTACGTCGCGACCGGGGAGCCCCTGGACAAGGCGGGGGCATACGGCATCCAGGGGCGCGCCGCGGTCTTCGTGCCCGAGATTTCCGGCGACTACTTCACCGTGGTGGGCCTCCCGCTGTCCCGCGTCGGAGAAGCGTTGAAGTCGCTCGGGATCCCATTTGGCACCTGA
- the mtaB gene encoding tRNA (N(6)-L-threonylcarbamoyladenosine(37)-C(2))-methylthiotransferase MtaB produces the protein MSGVPTIAFATLGCKTNQAETVNLLAQLQADLAVVPFDQGADIYVINTCTVTHEADRQSRQLVRRALRHNPDARIVVTGCAVDYASAEFGRLPGVRLAARNAQKDEIAGVVASWYGLTPGPERPPGPGAGGGHTRAWLKVAEGCANACSFCVIPAVRGAERSVPAGELVARARRLAEAGYREIVLTGTNIGSYGRDGASGLTRRAGRGTARGATLAPLIERLLAEVPEVARWRVSSIEPIDFPDDLLAAFAHERVCPHVHLCLQSGSDRILAAMRRRYNMATYRRLVDRLRAARPGLTLTTDVIVGFPGESEADFAATVDCLRDIGFAQVHLFPYSDRAGTHAAGLPDHVGPAAIADRMDRAEAAVRDLHSRWQAGWVGKDADALVERVGDTWATGTTAHYLKVRIPAAAVRANQLRRVRVEAVGDGLADATPVDLAVTRD, from the coding sequence ATGTCGGGAGTTCCCACCATCGCGTTCGCGACGCTCGGCTGCAAGACCAACCAGGCCGAGACCGTGAACCTGCTGGCGCAGTTGCAGGCCGACCTGGCGGTCGTGCCCTTCGATCAGGGGGCCGACATCTACGTCATCAACACCTGTACCGTCACCCATGAGGCGGATCGCCAGAGCCGCCAGCTGGTCCGGAGGGCGCTCCGCCACAACCCCGACGCGCGGATCGTGGTGACGGGCTGCGCCGTCGACTACGCCTCCGCCGAATTCGGTCGGTTGCCGGGAGTACGCCTGGCGGCACGCAACGCCCAGAAGGACGAGATCGCCGGCGTCGTCGCGTCCTGGTACGGCCTGACCCCCGGTCCCGAGCGGCCGCCCGGGCCGGGAGCGGGCGGGGGGCACACGCGGGCCTGGCTGAAAGTTGCCGAGGGTTGCGCCAACGCCTGCTCGTTCTGCGTGATCCCGGCGGTGCGAGGTGCCGAGCGCAGCGTTCCCGCCGGCGAACTCGTGGCCAGGGCCAGGCGCCTGGCCGAAGCCGGCTACCGCGAAATCGTGCTTACCGGCACCAACATCGGCTCCTACGGGCGGGACGGCGCGTCGGGTCTGACGCGCCGGGCAGGGCGCGGGACGGCGCGGGGGGCGACGCTCGCGCCGCTCATCGAGCGGTTGCTGGCCGAGGTGCCCGAAGTAGCGCGCTGGCGCGTCAGCTCGATCGAGCCCATCGACTTTCCGGACGATTTGCTGGCGGCGTTCGCGCACGAGCGGGTGTGCCCCCACGTGCACCTCTGCCTGCAGAGCGGCAGCGACCGGATCCTGGCGGCGATGCGGCGCCGCTACAACATGGCGACGTACCGCAGGCTGGTCGATCGGCTGCGCGCGGCCCGACCCGGCCTCACCCTGACGACCGACGTCATCGTGGGTTTTCCCGGCGAGTCCGAAGCCGATTTCGCGGCTACCGTCGACTGTCTGCGCGACATCGGCTTCGCGCAGGTGCACCTGTTCCCCTACTCGGATCGCGCCGGGACGCATGCGGCCGGCCTGCCCGACCACGTGGGCCCGGCGGCCATCGCCGACCGCATGGATCGGGCGGAGGCCGCGGTGCGCGACCTCCACTCCCGCTGGCAGGCCGGCTGGGTGGGCAAGGACGCGGACGCCCTGGTGGAACGCGTCGGAGACACCTGGGCGACCGGCACGACGGCGCACTACCTGAAGGTGCGCATCCCGGCCGCGGCGGTTAGGGCTAACCAGCTGCGGCGGGTGCGGGTCGAGGCGGTCGGCGACGGTTTGGCCGACGCCACGCCCGTCGACCTCGCCGTCACACGCGATTGA
- a CDS encoding helix-turn-helix domain-containing protein, with translation MERFAVLWRRFLGSDAAPARSWVPESPSELIAAWHQARRSQSLGALLNLARTGRGLSLLQLQTATGISGSYLVKLEHNLVPQPSLFALVQLAEALDLDVRSLLSRLAADAYSPRDLLALERRWRLCLQAQPGNRNGILMLEAISHLWAQTLNRV, from the coding sequence ATGGAACGATTCGCGGTGCTGTGGCGGCGCTTCCTCGGCTCCGACGCGGCGCCCGCGCGGTCGTGGGTGCCGGAGTCCCCCTCGGAGTTGATCGCGGCCTGGCACCAGGCCCGACGCAGCCAGAGCCTGGGCGCCCTGCTGAACCTCGCCCGCACCGGCCGCGGCCTGTCCCTTCTCCAGCTCCAGACGGCAACCGGCATCAGCGGCAGCTACCTGGTGAAACTCGAGCACAACCTGGTGCCCCAGCCTTCGCTCTTCGCGCTCGTCCAGCTTGCCGAAGCGCTCGATCTCGACGTCAGGAGCCTGCTCTCGCGCCTGGCCGCGGATGCCTACTCGCCACGGGATCTCCTTGCGCTGGAGCGGCGCTGGCGGCTCTGTTTGCAGGCGCAGCCCGGCAATCGCAACGGCATTCTGATGCTGGAGGCGATTTCCCACCTCTGGGCGCAAACCCTCAATCGCGTGTGA